One Chryseobacterium indoltheticum DNA segment encodes these proteins:
- a CDS encoding biliverdin-producing heme oxygenase encodes MVSEYLKKNTAEYHDAAEKLFNSEKIFNKTFSLEDYKKIINTNYLMLLHSEDKIFNNLCENFSEKLQLNKRVKLPLIERDLASLALENQTASHDFELANEHEALGAMYVIEGSTLGGNVIAKQLSKTEGFDDVTFNFFGCYQENTGPMWKNFKEVLDTEVTEENYSDVLSGAKKLYTFLLNVN; translated from the coding sequence ATGGTATCTGAATATCTAAAAAAAAATACAGCGGAGTATCACGATGCAGCTGAAAAGCTTTTTAATTCTGAGAAAATTTTTAATAAAACTTTCAGCTTAGAAGATTATAAAAAAATTATCAATACCAATTATTTGATGCTTCTTCACAGCGAAGACAAAATATTCAATAATCTTTGTGAAAACTTTTCAGAAAAACTTCAGTTAAACAAAAGGGTAAAACTTCCATTAATTGAAAGAGATTTAGCAAGCTTAGCTTTAGAAAACCAAACTGCTTCTCATGATTTTGAATTGGCAAATGAGCATGAAGCTTTAGGAGCAATGTATGTAATTGAAGGATCTACTTTGGGTGGAAATGTGATTGCAAAACAACTTTCTAAAACTGAAGGTTTTGATGATGTAACTTTCAACTTTTTCGGATGCTATCAGGAAAATACAGGTCCAATGTGGAAAAACTTTAAAGAAGTTCTGGATACTGAAGTTACCGAAGAAAACTACAGCGACGTACTATCCGGAGCCAAAAAATTATATACGTTTTTACTAAACGTTAATTAA